The following proteins come from a genomic window of Mariniflexile sp. TRM1-10:
- a CDS encoding LytR/AlgR family response regulator transcription factor, with product MTKKQIHKIIYWLIASFLLAILLQNSIPYFWNAWLTALFFLPIAFLIKYGIQKIGPLKGLKKWIRYFFISMVSLYWGYLAITLAYWYFLELKAGSIEKTLINPVFIWVIIGFFILLEQIIFKKKKKSYGETISIFSDRKKTIIKINNLIYIESRGDFTLAILSDGSQYKNNIKISEWEQQLDGFIRIHRSFLVNPDFSTLNGNEVVVNAQYHLPISRSYKEKVNDFFNS from the coding sequence GTGACAAAAAAACAAATCCATAAAATTATTTATTGGTTAATAGCTTCTTTTTTATTAGCTATTTTACTTCAAAACTCTATTCCTTATTTCTGGAATGCATGGTTAACAGCACTCTTTTTTTTGCCAATAGCTTTTTTGATTAAATATGGTATACAAAAAATTGGACCATTAAAAGGGCTTAAAAAATGGATTCGATATTTTTTTATATCTATGGTGTCTCTTTATTGGGGGTATCTTGCTATTACATTGGCATATTGGTATTTTTTGGAATTAAAAGCAGGTTCAATTGAAAAAACACTTATAAATCCTGTTTTTATCTGGGTTATTATTGGTTTTTTTATCCTTTTAGAACAAATAATATTTAAAAAAAAGAAGAAAAGTTACGGAGAAACAATTTCAATATTCAGTGATAGAAAGAAAACAATAATTAAAATTAATAATTTGATCTACATTGAAAGTAGAGGCGATTTTACTTTAGCAATTCTTTCAGATGGGAGTCAGTATAAAAATAACATCAAAATATCTGAATGGGAACAACAACTAGATGGGTTTATTCGTATTCACAGATCCTTTTTGGTAAATCCGGATTTTTCTACACTGAATGGTAACGAGGTTGTAGTGAATGCTCAATATCACTTGCCTATTTCAAGAAGTTATAAGGAAAAGGTTAATGATTTTTTTAATAGTTAG
- the ruvA gene encoding Holliday junction branch migration protein RuvA, producing MITHIQGKLVEKNPTDVVIDCNGVGYMLNISLHTYSQIVDNEHLKLFTHLQVKEDSHTLYGFSSLAEREIFRLLISVSGIGASIARTMLSSLTPKQVIEGIASSDVALIQGIKGIGAKTAQRVIIDLKDKVLKIYDIDEVSVSKGNTNKDEALSALEVLGFVRKQAERAVEKIIMAQPDATVETIIKQALKNL from the coding sequence ATGATCACACATATTCAAGGAAAACTTGTAGAGAAAAACCCAACAGATGTTGTTATCGATTGTAATGGTGTTGGCTACATGCTAAACATTTCGTTGCATACTTACTCTCAAATTGTTGATAATGAACATTTAAAATTATTCACACATCTTCAAGTTAAAGAAGATTCACATACGCTTTATGGTTTTTCATCATTAGCAGAGCGTGAAATTTTCAGGTTATTAATTTCAGTCAGTGGTATTGGCGCTAGTATTGCCCGTACCATGCTATCTTCATTAACGCCAAAACAAGTGATAGAAGGTATCGCTAGTAGCGATGTGGCTTTAATACAGGGTATTAAAGGTATTGGCGCAAAAACAGCACAGCGAGTTATTATAGATTTAAAAGATAAAGTTTTGAAGATTTATGATATTGATGAAGTTTCTGTTTCTAAAGGCAATACGAATAAAGATGAAGCGTTATCTGCTTTAGAAGTGCTTGGTTTTGTGAGAAAACAAGCGGAACGTGCTGTGGAGAAAATTATTATGGCACAACCAGACGCCACTGTAGAGACCATTATTAAACAAGCATTAAAAAATTTATAA
- the queG gene encoding tRNA epoxyqueuosine(34) reductase QueG encodes MNNKQLHAQLIKTEAKRLGFLSCGISKAQFLEAEAPRLEKWLNNNMHGQMQYMENHFDKRLDPTKLVEDSKSVISLLLNYYPSEEQNKESYKLSKYAYGTDYHFVIKEKLKSLLNFIQEEIGDVHGRAFVDSAPVLDKAWAAKSGLGWIGKHSNLLTQQVGSFYFIAELIVDLELEYDSQTTDHCGTCTACIDACPTQAITEPYVVDGSKCISYFTIELKENIPTEFKGKFDDWMFGCDVCQDVCPWNRFSKAHSEPLFNPHPELLSMTKKDWEEITEDVFEKVFKNSAVKRTKFSGLKRNIDFLKNQD; translated from the coding sequence ATGAATAACAAACAATTACACGCACAACTCATCAAAACCGAAGCCAAACGCCTCGGTTTTTTGTCCTGTGGCATTAGTAAAGCGCAATTTTTAGAAGCAGAAGCGCCACGACTGGAAAAATGGTTAAACAACAATATGCATGGGCAAATGCAGTACATGGAAAACCATTTTGATAAACGTTTGGATCCAACAAAACTGGTGGAAGATTCAAAATCCGTTATTTCTTTATTATTGAATTATTATCCTTCAGAAGAACAAAATAAAGAAAGTTATAAGCTATCAAAATACGCTTACGGAACCGATTATCATTTCGTCATAAAAGAAAAACTGAAATCACTTTTAAATTTTATTCAAGAAGAAATTGGCGACGTTCATGGGCGTGCTTTTGTAGATTCCGCTCCCGTTTTAGATAAAGCTTGGGCAGCAAAATCGGGTTTGGGTTGGATTGGAAAGCATAGTAATTTACTAACCCAGCAAGTCGGCTCGTTTTATTTTATTGCAGAATTGATTGTCGATTTAGAGTTGGAGTATGATTCGCAAACAACAGATCATTGTGGCACATGTACGGCATGCATCGATGCTTGCCCAACACAAGCCATCACCGAGCCGTATGTAGTTGATGGAAGCAAATGTATTTCGTATTTCACCATCGAATTAAAAGAAAACATACCAACAGAATTTAAAGGGAAATTTGATGATTGGATGTTTGGTTGCGATGTATGTCAAGATGTATGTCCATGGAACCGATTTTCAAAAGCGCATAGTGAGCCATTGTTTAATCCGCATCCCGAATTATTATCAATGACCAAAAAAGATTGGGAAGAGATTACGGAAGACGTTTTTGAAAAAGTATTTAAAAATTCGGCAGTAAAACGCACTAAATTTTCTGGTTTAAAGCGGAATATTGATTTTTTAAAGAATCAGGACTAA
- a CDS encoding NADP-dependent malic enzyme, which yields MSEESKRREALIYHAKPTPGKIKVVPTKKYSTQRDLALAYSPGVAAPCLEIEKDKNNAYKYTAKGNLVAVISNGTAVLGLGNIGPEASKPVMEGKGLLFKIFADIDVFDIEVDTENVEEFIATVKNIAPTFGGINLEDIKAPEAFEIERRLKEELDIPVMHDDQHGTAIISAAALINAVEIAKKKLDEVKIVISGAGAAAISCSRLYQACGAKRENMVMLDSKGVIRDDRENLSSEKAEYATHRRIDTLDEAMVDADVFIGLSMANIVSPEMLLSMAENPIVFAMANPDPEIKYDIAIATRKDIIMATGRSDHPNQVNNVLGFPFIFRGALDVRATKINEEMKMAAVKALARLAKESVPEQVNIAYGETRLTFGKEYIIPKPFDPRLIAEVPPAVAKAAMESGVAQEPILDWEKYKDELRERLGNDNKLIRLLFNRAKLDPKRVVYAEADQLAVIKAAQIVYEEGIAIPILLGRVETIKELMAEIEFDAEDILIIDPKTEEENDRKNKYAKEYWEQRKRRGVTYYSAQRLMRERNYFAAMMVNEGDADALISGYSRNYPTVVKPMLELIGMAKGTSRVATTNVMMTKRGPMFLSDTSININPTSRELTKIAQMTSQVVKMFGMDPVMAMISYSNFGSSSYENATKVRDAVAHLHRYYPDMVVDGELQTDFALNAEMLQEKFPFSKLVGKKVNTLIFPNLDSANITYKLLKELNEAVSIGPIMMGMRKPVHILQLGANVDEIVNMTAIAVIDAQQKEKLELEKGNSK from the coding sequence ATGAGCGAAGAAAGTAAACGTAGAGAAGCCCTTATATACCACGCAAAGCCTACTCCAGGTAAAATTAAAGTGGTTCCAACCAAAAAATATTCAACCCAACGCGATTTAGCACTTGCCTATTCACCAGGTGTAGCGGCACCATGTTTGGAAATTGAAAAAGATAAAAACAATGCCTATAAATACACGGCCAAAGGTAATTTGGTCGCTGTAATATCAAACGGTACGGCGGTTTTGGGTTTAGGGAATATTGGACCTGAAGCCTCAAAGCCAGTAATGGAAGGTAAAGGGTTGTTATTTAAAATTTTTGCCGATATTGATGTGTTTGATATTGAGGTTGATACCGAAAATGTTGAAGAATTTATTGCCACTGTAAAAAATATAGCGCCCACTTTTGGAGGTATTAATCTAGAAGATATCAAAGCGCCAGAAGCATTCGAAATAGAAAGACGTTTAAAAGAAGAGCTCGATATTCCTGTAATGCACGACGACCAGCATGGTACAGCTATTATATCGGCAGCAGCTTTAATTAATGCGGTTGAAATTGCAAAGAAAAAACTAGATGAAGTTAAGATCGTAATAAGTGGTGCGGGTGCTGCAGCCATCTCTTGTTCACGTTTATACCAAGCATGTGGTGCCAAACGAGAAAACATGGTGATGCTAGATAGCAAAGGCGTTATTAGGGACGATAGGGAAAATTTGTCATCTGAAAAAGCCGAATACGCTACCCACAGAAGAATAGATACGCTTGATGAAGCCATGGTAGATGCCGATGTGTTTATTGGTTTGTCTATGGCAAACATCGTGTCGCCAGAAATGTTGCTGTCCATGGCTGAAAACCCCATCGTATTTGCTATGGCAAACCCAGATCCAGAGATAAAATATGACATAGCCATTGCTACACGTAAAGATATTATTATGGCTACGGGTAGAAGTGACCATCCTAACCAAGTAAACAACGTACTTGGATTTCCATTTATATTTCGTGGTGCACTAGATGTGCGTGCAACCAAAATTAATGAGGAAATGAAAATGGCGGCAGTAAAAGCATTGGCAAGATTGGCTAAAGAATCTGTGCCGGAGCAAGTTAATATTGCCTATGGAGAGACCAGATTGACATTTGGTAAGGAATATATCATACCAAAACCTTTCGATCCCCGTTTAATTGCCGAAGTACCACCAGCTGTAGCTAAAGCGGCTATGGAAAGTGGTGTTGCCCAAGAACCCATTCTAGATTGGGAAAAATATAAAGATGAATTAAGAGAGCGCTTAGGGAATGATAACAAACTTATAAGATTGTTGTTTAACCGTGCAAAACTGGATCCTAAACGTGTTGTTTATGCCGAAGCAGACCAACTTGCAGTTATAAAAGCAGCTCAAATAGTTTATGAAGAAGGTATTGCGATTCCCATTTTATTAGGGAGAGTTGAAACCATTAAAGAATTGATGGCTGAAATTGAATTTGATGCTGAAGATATACTTATAATAGATCCAAAAACCGAAGAAGAAAACGATAGAAAAAACAAGTATGCCAAAGAGTATTGGGAGCAACGCAAACGTCGTGGCGTGACCTATTATTCGGCGCAACGTTTAATGCGGGAGCGCAACTATTTTGCGGCAATGATGGTAAATGAAGGTGATGCCGATGCCTTAATTTCAGGATATTCCAGAAACTATCCAACGGTTGTAAAGCCTATGTTAGAGCTTATAGGTATGGCAAAAGGCACATCGCGTGTGGCAACTACCAATGTCATGATGACCAAGCGTGGTCCCATGTTTTTAAGTGATACATCTATAAATATAAACCCAACTTCGAGGGAATTAACCAAGATTGCACAAATGACCTCTCAAGTAGTTAAAATGTTTGGGATGGATCCGGTTATGGCAATGATTTCTTATTCAAATTTTGGTTCATCTTCCTACGAAAATGCAACAAAAGTACGTGATGCCGTAGCGCATTTACACCGTTATTATCCCGATATGGTTGTAGATGGCGAGTTACAAACAGACTTTGCTTTAAATGCTGAAATGCTTCAAGAAAAATTTCCGTTTTCAAAATTGGTTGGTAAAAAAGTAAATACTTTGATTTTTCCAAATTTAGATTCGGCAAATATCACCTATAAATTATTAAAAGAATTAAACGAAGCGGTATCTATTGGCCCCATCATGATGGGTATGCGTAAGCCAGTGCACATTCTTCAATTGGGTGCTAATGTAGATGAAATAGTGAACATGACAGCCATTGCAGTAATTGATGCACAGCAAAAGGAAAAGTTAGAATTGGAAAAGGGAAACTCTAAGTAA
- a CDS encoding MotA/TolQ/ExbB proton channel family protein, whose translation MLDLFYEGGSLFMTILTILLLGVIVCFWKFPEWIKEVGLLALSFGILGQIIGLYGAFKGIEQMGQVSQEMMAGGLKVSSITTIYGLLIYIISLILRLINKPRLS comes from the coding sequence ATGTTAGATTTATTTTATGAAGGTGGTTCGTTATTTATGACCATACTTACTATTTTACTGTTAGGTGTTATTGTGTGTTTTTGGAAATTCCCTGAATGGATTAAAGAGGTTGGTTTGTTAGCTCTATCATTTGGGATTTTGGGTCAAATTATAGGATTATATGGTGCTTTTAAAGGCATAGAGCAAATGGGACAAGTTAGCCAAGAAATGATGGCTGGTGGATTAAAAGTCAGTTCAATAACTACAATTTATGGATTACTTATTTATATAATCTCTCTTATATTGAGATTAATTAATAAACCAAGATTGAGTTAA